The Desulfonatronovibrio magnus sequence GGTGGTGAGACCCATAATCTCAGCCTGGTGGATGCGTATGAGTTTCTGGAGCATCCCTGCCTTACTGGCACAGTTTCCTTTCTGGCGGCCAAATATGGTTTTGGCCTGCTTTTCGGGGAAGAAACTCCGGTTATTGAGGATATCGTGTCTATTAGCCGTGCCCCAGGGGGTTCCATGGGTGCTTTGGACTTTATATTCAAGGGCGATAATCCCAGGGACAAAACCTGGCCACCGCATGGAATTGAAAGCAGAGGGGATAATTTTGTTTACCAGTTCCTGCGCAAATCCACCATGCAGGCCGTGACTATCAGGCTTAAGGATGAAATGTGGCCCAGTGACTGGTTTGAGCTGCGCGCAAAGCAGCATGCCGGGACCATTAGCGAGGCTCAGAGTAAAAAACGCAGTCAGGACCGCAGGTTTATACTGGAGAATTATCCAGCCATGAATTTTGAGGATCTTTTTGAAGTCCCTGATCAATACACCTTCATTGCCTGGGGACATATTGAAAAGGGCGAGATTGACAGAAGAATCAGGGATCAGCGCCGTCAGGTTAGAGAACAGGCTCAGAACTAACCCTGCTGAAACAATTATCCAGAAATTATTATAGGAGAGAGATGTGGCAAAAAAAATAATTATCATGGCTTTGTTACTGATTATGGCCGGCGGCCCTGTTCTGGCTGCTGAAGAGGAACCTGCAAGGCTTGAAGAGTTTGTGGTTTCTGCAACCATGACTCAAAAGTATTTATCTGATGCGCCGGGGTCCATTGAAGTCATTACCTCTAAGCAGATGGAGGAAATGAATGCCCTGACAGTAGCTGACGCTCTGGAAAACTCAGTGGGCCTGATAGTTTCCAGAGAGTCCGGCAGAACAAGGGTTCCCAGCATTCGCGGCGCCAGAAGCAAACATACTCTGGTGCTCATGGATGGCCGCAGACTAGCATTTGGTTTTAATGACATGATTGATCTGCGCCAGATCCCCGTGGTTATGGTGGATCGTATTGAAATTGTGCGTGGACCTGCTTCAGCGCTGTACGGCAGTGATGCCCTTGGCGGAGTTGTTAATATTATTACCAGAAAAGCCCCGTACGAGTGGAGCGGTGAAGCCAAAACCCAGTTTGGAATTAATAAGGACGGCGATGCCAAAGAGTATGTTGGCAGCGCCATGGTGGGCGGACCCCTGGACCGCTTTCGATTTTTACTGTCAGCTGAAAAGCGAAAAAAAGATGGTTGGAATAAAACCAGTTCATTGCCTGATGACGGGTTTGAAGAGTCACCTTTGCTGCTTTCCGGACGCTTTTCTTTTGATTTGACTGACAGCCAGATGCTGTCAGCCGGGGTGGAGTATACAGACAATAAATATGAGGGTGGTCAGTTTTATGAGAGAATGGACAGGACAAGAAACTTTGATGAAGAACGAAGAGGATATTTTGCCCAGTATGATGCTCATTTTTCAGACGTGCATGACTTTATGCTCAGGGTGAACAGGTCGGAATATGAAAATAAAATGCTTTTCGATCCGGACGCCCGGTCAGGCAGAAGAAATACCAGCCAGTATGTGAATCAGGCTGAAGCAAGATATTCAGGTCTTTACTTTGACAGTCATCTGGTAACCCTGGGTTTTGATTTCCGGCGGGATGAACTGGATGATACCCAGATGGGCGAGCTGCGCAACAAGGAACATGTGAATAATTTCAGCGTATTTCTGCAGGATGAATTTAATATTTTTGATCCGCTTTATCTGGTTCTCGGGCTGCGCTATGATAATCATTCTGAATATGGAGATCAGTGGACAACCAGAGCCTCAACCATCTACAGCCTGTCTGACTCCATCAGGGTCAGGGCATCTTTTGGCCAGGGTTTCAGGGCTCCCTCCCTTACTGAACTGTACGTCACTTCACTGCGCCGCAGAGGCCAGGAGGTATATGAAGCCAATCCGGATCTCAAGGCAGAGAAGTCTACAAGCTACGAACTGGGAATCGAAGGAGATTTTGATATTGTTTACGCAGGACTGACCGGCTTTTATACTGATGTCGAGAACCTCATTGAATCCATTTTTAACCGGGTTGAAGGCAGCGGCCCCAGCAGGAAAAGCTATTATCAGTGGGATAATATTGCCAAAGCAACAATCAAAGGGATTGAAGCTGAGGCAGGCCTTAGACTTCCCCATGGTTTTTCAGTGGACGGAAACCTGACCTGGATGGATATTGATAACAAGTCCGGAGGCGAGGATATCGGGGCCCAGCCCAAGTATAAGGGGTTTGTAAAGCTCGGATACGAATATCCGGACTGGAGGCTCAAGGCCAACCTGCGCATGTCTTATACCGGCAGAATGGAATACGCCGAAGGGGACCGCTACTCATACACACTGTTTGGAACCTATATTTCCAAAGGTTTCGGCCCAAACTTTGAGATTTTTGCCGGAGTGGATAATATTTTCAACAAAACCTTTGAGCGTAATAACGTTACCCAGATAGAGCCGACAACCTTTTATGGCGGTTTGAGCTACCGGTTTTAATTATTTGACTGCAAAAACACCTTTTGCAGTCGCAGGAGTCAGAAGTCAGGGATCAGGAATCAGTAAAAACAAAGAGTTATGGCTATGTTTTTTGTAGAATAAGTTTCTGTCCGACTTTTTGCATGAAAACCTTTAATATGTGTTTTGTAACTATTCACCATGCAGCGATGTTAACCTGCATCCTGAGTAGTTTTCTGCATCTGCAAACTCCCAGCTGTGTTTTTTGCATACTAAATGACATCTTAAGAGGAAATCTGTTTTGAATAAGTTGATAATAATTTTGATTATTCTATTTGCAGCTTTTTTTCCGGCAAGATTGATGGCCGGGGATAAAGTTCAGCAGATTGTGCAGGAAGAATCCATTATCATTGACCAGGGAAGACAGTCCCAGGACAGGATTGACAAGATGTCTGAAGAAACCAGGCAGTTGCTGAACGAATACAGAGATCTTTCCCGGCAGCACAGAAACCTGGTTGTTTACAATGACAACCTGAACGACATGGTCAACTCACAACAGGAAGAGGTGGACTCCCTGGAAAGACAGATCAATGACATCCAGGTTACCAAGCGGGAGATAGTCCCTCTTATGCTGCACATGCTGGATACTCTGGAAGACTTTGTCCATGCTGATCTGCCTTTTCTGCAGGATGAGCGCCGGGCCAGGGTGGAAGGTCTGAGAAACCTCATGGTCAGAGCAGATGTGGATATCCCGGAAAAGTTCCGGCAGATCATGCTGGCTTACCAGACTGAGTCTGACTTTGGACGGAGTATGGAGGCCTTCCAGGGTGAGCTTGTCCTGGACGGACAGGAGAGAAGCGTTGAGTTTCTGCGCATTGGACGTCTGGTCTTGGCATATCAGACTCTGGACCGAAGTGAAACCGGTTTCTGGAGCGCCCGCGACAGAGCGTGGCTGCCTCTGGAAAGGAGATATAATCAGACTGTCCGGCAGGGTATTCGCATAGCTGGCAGACAGGCGGCACCTGAACTTATTCAGGTGCCTGTGATCATGTCTTTGCCGGTTTTTGCTCCTGTGTACGAAGATGAAGGGTTTGGTGAATACTCAACGCCGGCAGTGATGGAGCAGCCATGAGATATCTGTTTGTTTTGACTGCCCTGATTATGGGCCTTTTCATTACTGGTTCTGTCCAGGCCGGGACTGATCTTGATACTTTGCTTCAGGAGATCCGCCAGCGGGCGGCAGTTGAAGAAGCCCTTAACAGGGAACGGGAGCAGGAATTCAGGTCTGATCTTGAAGGGGCCCGGGAACGGGTCAGACAGATGCGTGAGGCTTTAAGCAGTGAGCAAGCCAGACAGGAGCACCTGCTGGATGTCTATGAGCAGAATGAATCCCTGCTTTCCGGGCTGGAAAAAGATCTGCGTGAAGAACAGGGGGGCCTTGGTGAAATGTTTGGTGTTGTCCGCCAGAATGCCGGGGACTTTCATGCTTTGTTTATGAGTTCTCTGACCATGGCCGATCGACCCGGTGACCTGGATTTTTTAAATGAGCTGGCAGACAGCAGAAGCTTGCCCGCAATAAGTGATCTGGAAAGGTTCTGGGTGCTGATTCTGGAAGAAATGGTGGAAACAGGGCGGGTGACAAGGATAAGTGCAGAAGTTGTTCGCCCTGATGGAAATAAGGTTGAAAAACAGATTGTCCGGGTGGGATCATTTAATGCTGTTTCAGAGGGACATTATCTTTCCCATGTTCAGGGCAGAAACCAGTTTCTAAAGCTTCCCAGGCAGCCCGGCTCAGCTTATCTGCGACAGGCAGCCGCTCTTGATGAAGCAGCACCGGGTGACATTCTGCCTTTTGCCTTGGATCCGTCCAGAGGGGCCATCCTGGCCCAGCTGGTCCAGTCCCCGTCTGTTATAGAGCGAGTCATGCAGGGCAGGGTCATCGGGCTGATAATAATCTGCCTGGGCGCACTGGGAGCAATTCTCTTTGCGGTTAGATTTGCAGTTCTACTGCTGACCGAGAGGCGGGTTGGCAGACAGCTGGGATCAGAAGAGATTATCCGGAATAACCCTTTGGGCCGTTTAATGGATCAATACCTTCGCAATAAAAAAGTAGATCCAGAGACTCTGGAGATCAGGCTGGAAGAAACCATCATGAAGGAGTCTCCCAGTCTGGAAAAGGGCTTGACCACCATTAAGATCCTGGCTGCAGTGGCTCCGCTTCTAGGACTTCTCGGCACGGTGGTGGGCATGATTGAGACCTTTCAGTCCATTACCCTGTTTGGAACCGGAGATCCACAGCTTATGGCCGGAGGCATATCCCAGGCCTTAGTGACCACGGCCTTAGGGTTGACCGTGGCTATCCCCCTGCTTTTTCTGCACAGCATTGCTTCATCCAAGAGCAGGCGGCTCATCGGCATTATGGAGGAGCAGGGAGCAGGATATCTGGCCGAACATATGCAGAAATACCGGGAAAGGGCGGAACATGGTTGAGCCTGTACTTGAGCTCAGACGTTTTTTTGATGCCGGAGGACCTGTGCTGTGGCTCATCTTTGGGGTGGCAACTGTTCTCTGGTCTCTTATAATTGAAAGATACTGGTATCACATGCGGATCTTTCCGAGAGAGTTTGCAGAACTTTGTTCCAGATGGGAGTCTCAGCCCGAATCTGATGTTAAAACCGTGGATATGCTGCTGCGCAGGGATGTTTCAAGAATCAGGCAGAGGCTGGATGCTCATCTCGACATGATTAGAACTCTTATTGCTGTTTGTCCTCTTTTGGGGCTTCTTGGGACAGTTACAGGCATGATCCATGTTTTTGAGACCATTAGCTTTTTGGGAACAGGTAATCCCAGGGCCATGGCAGCTGGAGTGTCCATGGCTACCATCCCCACCATGGCCGGGCTTGTTGTGGCTTTGTCAGGCTTTGTGTTCAGCATCCGTCTGCAGAGGGGCGGAAGGCAAAAAGGCAGTAA is a genomic window containing:
- a CDS encoding TonB-dependent receptor plug domain-containing protein; translated protein: MAKKIIIMALLLIMAGGPVLAAEEEPARLEEFVVSATMTQKYLSDAPGSIEVITSKQMEEMNALTVADALENSVGLIVSRESGRTRVPSIRGARSKHTLVLMDGRRLAFGFNDMIDLRQIPVVMVDRIEIVRGPASALYGSDALGGVVNIITRKAPYEWSGEAKTQFGINKDGDAKEYVGSAMVGGPLDRFRFLLSAEKRKKDGWNKTSSLPDDGFEESPLLLSGRFSFDLTDSQMLSAGVEYTDNKYEGGQFYERMDRTRNFDEERRGYFAQYDAHFSDVHDFMLRVNRSEYENKMLFDPDARSGRRNTSQYVNQAEARYSGLYFDSHLVTLGFDFRRDELDDTQMGELRNKEHVNNFSVFLQDEFNIFDPLYLVLGLRYDNHSEYGDQWTTRASTIYSLSDSIRVRASFGQGFRAPSLTELYVTSLRRRGQEVYEANPDLKAEKSTSYELGIEGDFDIVYAGLTGFYTDVENLIESIFNRVEGSGPSRKSYYQWDNIAKATIKGIEAEAGLRLPHGFSVDGNLTWMDIDNKSGGEDIGAQPKYKGFVKLGYEYPDWRLKANLRMSYTGRMEYAEGDRYSYTLFGTYISKGFGPNFEIFAGVDNIFNKTFERNNVTQIEPTTFYGGLSYRF
- a CDS encoding MotA/TolQ/ExbB proton channel family protein; the protein is MRYLFVLTALIMGLFITGSVQAGTDLDTLLQEIRQRAAVEEALNREREQEFRSDLEGARERVRQMREALSSEQARQEHLLDVYEQNESLLSGLEKDLREEQGGLGEMFGVVRQNAGDFHALFMSSLTMADRPGDLDFLNELADSRSLPAISDLERFWVLILEEMVETGRVTRISAEVVRPDGNKVEKQIVRVGSFNAVSEGHYLSHVQGRNQFLKLPRQPGSAYLRQAAALDEAAPGDILPFALDPSRGAILAQLVQSPSVIERVMQGRVIGLIIICLGALGAILFAVRFAVLLLTERRVGRQLGSEEIIRNNPLGRLMDQYLRNKKVDPETLEIRLEETIMKESPSLEKGLTTIKILAAVAPLLGLLGTVVGMIETFQSITLFGTGDPQLMAGGISQALVTTALGLTVAIPLLFLHSIASSKSRRLIGIMEEQGAGYLAEHMQKYRERAEHG
- a CDS encoding MotA/TolQ/ExbB proton channel family protein — protein: MVEPVLELRRFFDAGGPVLWLIFGVATVLWSLIIERYWYHMRIFPREFAELCSRWESQPESDVKTVDMLLRRDVSRIRQRLDAHLDMIRTLIAVCPLLGLLGTVTGMIHVFETISFLGTGNPRAMAAGVSMATIPTMAGLVVALSGFVFSIRLQRGGRQKGSKLRDELLRKLKECPVHSLKEAE
- a CDS encoding DUF3450 domain-containing protein, whose protein sequence is MNKLIIILIILFAAFFPARLMAGDKVQQIVQEESIIIDQGRQSQDRIDKMSEETRQLLNEYRDLSRQHRNLVVYNDNLNDMVNSQQEEVDSLERQINDIQVTKREIVPLMLHMLDTLEDFVHADLPFLQDERRARVEGLRNLMVRADVDIPEKFRQIMLAYQTESDFGRSMEAFQGELVLDGQERSVEFLRIGRLVLAYQTLDRSETGFWSARDRAWLPLERRYNQTVRQGIRIAGRQAAPELIQVPVIMSLPVFAPVYEDEGFGEYSTPAVMEQP